TCAAGTAACTGAATTAGGGTTTGAACTAAGAAAGGCCGGGCTTGATATTCCGGAAGGTATATTATCAGTGGATGAACTGGTGGAAGCTTTAGTAAGGTTAAAAATGTAAATAATTAACAGGGATTTTATAAGATGGCAGGTGATAATATTGCAGATAGTATTTGAAAATGTAAATTATGTCTACGGCAGTGGAACAAGTTTTGAAAAGCATGCCCTTAAAGATATCAACCTTAAGATAAATAAGGGAGAATTTATCGGCCTTATCGGACATACCGGTTCCGGTAAATCTACTCTGATACAACATATGAATGGCTTAATGAAGGCCACCAGTGGAAAAATCTATTTTAACGGGGATAATATCTACCATAAGAACTATAATATGCGGCAATTAAGAAATAAGGTAGGACTAGTCTTTCAATATCCTGAACACCAGCTTTTTGAAACTACTGTATTTAAAGATGTGTATTTTGGACCTAAAAACTTAGGACTAGAAAAGCTAGAAGCTGATCTTCGTACCTATGAAGCCTTGAAAATGGTAGGAATAGGGGAAGACCTACTGGATGCTTCCCCCTTTGAATTATCAGGGGGACAAAAAAGAAGAGTGGCCATAGCAGGCATCCTGGCTATGAAACCGGATGTTCTTATTCTGGACGAGCCAACAGCAGGCTTAGATCCCAGGGGAAGAGATGAGATACTAGACCAGATTGCAAAGCTTCATAAAGAGAGCAAAATAACTGTAATTTTGGTTACCCATAGTATGGAGGATGCCGCAAAATATGTGGACCGTCTTCTGGTTATGAATCAGGGAAGGTTGGCTATGGATGAAAAGCCTGACAAGGTATTTTCAAGATACAAGGAACTGGAAGAAATCCATCTGGCTGCCCCTCAGGTTACTTATGTAATGAATGCCTTAAAGGAAAAGGGCTTTAGTCTTAATCCCGATGTAACCACAGTATCAGAAGCAAAGGATGAGATACTAAAGGCACTTAAAGGATATGCATAAAATTTGCCTGGTATAAATAAAACCTTGGGAAAGTGAGCGAGTTATGATTCGAGATATAACAATTGGACAATATTATCCGGCAGATTCCATTCTCCATCGTCTTGATCCTAGATTGAAGCTGAGTGGAACCATGTTATATATAATATCTATATTTTTATTTGATACCTTTTATGGGTATATAGCAGTTATTATTTTTTTGGCATCAATTATTAAACTGTCTAAGGTACCTTTAAAGTTTATCATACGGGGACTAAAATCAATTATGTTTATACTTTTATTTACCATGGCCTTTAATATGTTTCTTACAAAGGGAGATATTATATTTAGGTTAGGTTTTTTAAAAGTCACAAAGCAGGGACTTTATTCCTCAATATTTATGGGTAGCAGGCTTACATTACTTTTAGTAGGTTCATCCATGATGACCTATACTACAACCCCTAATCAATTAACTGACGGTTTAGAAAGACTCCTTAGTCCCTTGACTGTTTTTAAGGTACAGGTCCATGAAATTGCCATGATGATGTCCATAGCTCTTCGTTTTATACCCATATTGGTAGATGAAACCGATAAGATAATGAAGGCTCAGATGGCAAGGGGAGCTGACTTTGAATCAGGGGGTTTAATTAAAAGAGCAAAGAGTCTTATCCCATTATTAGTTCCCTTATTTGTATCGGCCTTTAGAAGAGCCCTTGATCTTGCCATGGCCATGGAGGCTAGGTGCTATCGGGGAGGCCAAGGAAGGACCAAGATGAAGCCCTTACAGTATGAAAGTAAGGATTATTTTGCTTATGGAATATTAGCATTATACCTTGCTTGTGTAATTACTATAAGCATTATAGAAAATCGACTGCCCGGATTATTGTAAAATATTAACAATTATGA
This genomic interval from Herbinix luporum contains the following:
- a CDS encoding energy-coupling factor transporter ATPase; its protein translation is MQIVFENVNYVYGSGTSFEKHALKDINLKINKGEFIGLIGHTGSGKSTLIQHMNGLMKATSGKIYFNGDNIYHKNYNMRQLRNKVGLVFQYPEHQLFETTVFKDVYFGPKNLGLEKLEADLRTYEALKMVGIGEDLLDASPFELSGGQKRRVAIAGILAMKPDVLILDEPTAGLDPRGRDEILDQIAKLHKESKITVILVTHSMEDAAKYVDRLLVMNQGRLAMDEKPDKVFSRYKELEEIHLAAPQVTYVMNALKEKGFSLNPDVTTVSEAKDEILKALKGYA
- a CDS encoding energy-coupling factor transporter transmembrane component T family protein, which gives rise to MIRDITIGQYYPADSILHRLDPRLKLSGTMLYIISIFLFDTFYGYIAVIIFLASIIKLSKVPLKFIIRGLKSIMFILLFTMAFNMFLTKGDIIFRLGFLKVTKQGLYSSIFMGSRLTLLLVGSSMMTYTTTPNQLTDGLERLLSPLTVFKVQVHEIAMMMSIALRFIPILVDETDKIMKAQMARGADFESGGLIKRAKSLIPLLVPLFVSAFRRALDLAMAMEARCYRGGQGRTKMKPLQYESKDYFAYGILALYLACVITISIIENRLPGLL